AATTATAAATAAGCATAAGGCTACACAGCGTTGGGCTAAGAAAGGTTCTGATGGAGAACCTGTTTTTTTGTTTGAACCTGAATGGCATGGAAATCCAATTGATAGTAAAGGATCACCTGTAACTTTTCATTGGGGATATGATATTAAAGATATTATTAAAGAATATACGGCAGATGAATGCGAAATTATTTATATAGATGACTTGAATTATGGTATTAGAGCAGAGTATATAGAAATTGTAGTTCAAAAAAAGAATGTTAAATAGATGAAAATTAAACCGATAGCATTTGTATTGCCACAATTTCATCCCATTCCAGAAAATGATCAATGGTGGGGAAAAGGTTTTACGGAGTGGACTAATGTCACTAAAGCACAACCTTTATTTGAGGGGCACTATCAACCTCAGTTGCCCACAGATTTAGGATTCTATGATTTACGTTTACCTGAGGCTAGGCAAGCTCAGGCTGATTTAGCTCAGGCATACGGAATTCAAGGTTTTTGTTATTATCATTATTGGTTTAACGGTAAAAGACTGTTAGAGCAACCCATTGATGGAATGCTACAGCAAAAGGATTTGAATATGCCTTTTATGTTATGTTGGGCTAATGAAAATTGGACACGCCGATGGGACGGAAATGAGGATGATGTACTCATGAAACAAGACTATAATTTAGAAGATGATAAGGAGCACATGCGTTGGCTATGTGAAAATGTATTTTCTGATTCCCGTTATATAAAGGTTGATAATAAACCTGTATTTGTACTTTACAGGCACAGTTTGTTACCAGATATAAAAAAGACAGCAGCAATTTGGAGAGAAATAGCTATTAATGAATTTGGTTTTCCAGATTTGTATCTGTGTATTACAGATAGTTTTGGAGAGACAAGCGTACCTCAAAAATTAGGTTTTGATGCTGCAATTGAGTTTTCTCCTTTGGCAGTCATTAAAAATAAATTAAAAATAAATCAAAAGAAAGGACTGTTTGATTTCTTCAAAAAGAAATCTAAATCTTCGCCAATTGATTTAAGAGATTTTGAACTTGGTGTTAAAAATTGCATTGAAAAAAAGATTCCAGATTATAAATTCTATCGTTGTGTTACACCGTCATGGGATAATACAGCAAGGAAAAAAGAAAGGGGAGCAGTGGCTATAGGTAGTAGTCCAGAGTTGTATTATAAGTGGTTAGATTATATAGTTAAGCATTTTATACCTTACTCAGTTGAAGAGAATTTTATTTTTATTAATGCAATGAACGAATGGGCTGAAGGAAATCATTTAGAACCCTGTATTAAGTATGGTACAGCTTATCTAGAAGCAACTAAAAAAGCATTAGAAAATTGAACCCAAAAGTATCCATAATTATCCCAAATTACAATCATGAACAATTTTTGGTTCAACGATTAGAAAGTGTTTTTAATCAAACCTTTCAAGATTTTGAAGTTATCCTTTTGGATGATAAAAGTACAGACGATAGTCTGATTATTTTGCAACAATATGCTAACCATCCCAAAGTATCTCATTTTATAGTTAATGATAAAAATTCGGGAAGTACTTTTAAACAGTGGCAAAAAGGGATCCAATTAGCAAATGGTAATTTTATTTGGATTGCTGAAAGTGATGATTTTTGTGAACTCAGTTTTTTAAGTAAAATGATAAATCATATTGAGGCAGATGCAGCAATCGGAATTGCTTATTGTCAAACCAATGATGTTGATGAAAAGGGTCTTTTTTTAAACGACAGAGTTAATTATACAAAAGGATTTGAACCAAATATTTGGGAAATGAATTTTCTTTATGATGGGCAGAAATTTGTTGAATCGTATTTTAGTTTTTTTAATGTTATTCCAAATGCTAGTGCAGTAATTTTTAAAAAAAACTTAGTAGATAATTCTTGTTTTTCAGAGTCTTTGGTGCAAATGAAAATGTGTGGTGATTGGTATTTTTGGATTAAGATAGCTTTAAAATCAAAAATATTTTTTTTGTCAGAAACGTTAAATTATTTTAGAGAACACCAATCTGTAAGTCGTAATCATTTTGATAATACAAAGAAGAGAAGGCGTTTGTTAGAAGAAAAAGAAGTCCGTTTTTTTATGCAATCAGTCAAAATAAGTAATTCGCAAGCTGAATGGTTGTTATATGATAAGTGGTTTAATTTACATAGTTATAAGACCGTTTTCTATAAATCTTTTTATGATATTAAATTAAAACAAACACCATTGTATTTTTTTTTGAAAATGTATATTCAAAGACAGGGTAGAATTAATTAAGGCTAAAAGTAAATTATAATTTTTTAGTATAAGCAGGTTATATGGAATTACAGCACAATAGAATTGCCATAGTTTCTCCTTCTCAAAATGGGTATTCCGAGACTTTTATTCAAGAACAAAAAAATGGATTAAAGGGGAAGGTGTTTTATTATTTTGGTGGAGAAGTCCCGCACTATTTAGAGGAATTTGGAAAATTGAGTAATCAATACATTGCTTGGTCAATAAAAATAAAACGCAGACTAGGATTTAAAACAGTATCGGTAGCTGAGGAAGCTTTTAGTTATTCACTAAAAAAGAATAAAGTTCAGGTTGTTTTGGCACAATATGGACCAACTGCTCACCAAATTGTAAATGTCTGCAAGAATCAAAAAATCCCTTTAATTGCTCATTTTCATGGCTTTGATGCATCTGTGCAATCTGTTATTGAAAATAGTAATTATTACAAAGAAGTTTTTGATTACAGTACATTTGTTATTGCGGTTTCAATTTCGATGCAGAAGAGATTAATTGAAATAGGTTGTTTAAAGGAAAAAGTGATATACAATCCTTGTGTTGCCAATTCAGTTTTTAATGAAATTAAACCAAATTTTACAGAATCAACTTTCATAGGATTAGGGCGTTTTGTAAATAAAAAAGCCCCTTATTATACCATTTTAGCATTCAAAAAAGTACATGATCAATTTCCAAATGCAAGACTGGTAATAGGAGGTATAGGAGAATTATTTGAGACTTGTTTGAACCTTGTAAGATTAATGCAATTAGAAGAGGCAGTTTTGTTGCCTGGAGTTATTAATAGAGTACAATTTATTGAGTATTTATCCAAAGGATTGGCTTTTGTGCAGCATTCTGTTACTGCTTTGAATGGAGATCAAGAAGGAACGCCTGTTGCTGTTTTAGAAGCTAGTGCTGCAGGATTGCCTGTAATTTCAACTATTCATGCAGGGATTCCAGATGTGATTATTGATAATGAAACAGGTTTGTTAGTTGAAGAGCATGATGTTGATGCTATGGCTGAAAAAATGATACTACTTTTAAAGAATAAAGAATTAGCCATACAGTTGGGAAATAATGGAAAGTTGCGAATGAAAGCTAATTTTACGTTGAGAAGGCATCTAGATGTTATTGATGATTTAATAGAAAGAGCAATTAGTAATACTCATGAATAATTCTTTAGTTTCCGTGATAATTCCTACATATAATAGAGCCCACCTTATAGGTGAAACACTCGATTCTGTGTTGAGGCAAACTTACACTAATTGGGAATGTATTATTGTTGATGATGGGTCAACGGACACTACGGCAGAAGTAGTTGGAGAGTATGTACAAAGTGATTCTCGTTTTCAGTTTCATCATCGCCCTAATGATAGATTAAAAGGAGGAAATGATGCTCGAAATTATGGTTTTGAACTGAGTAAAGGAGAATATGTAAATTGGTTTGATGATGATGATGTTATGCTGGAAAATTTTTTAAAAACAAAGATGCTTGCATTTAGACCAGAGTTGGAATTTGTAATTTCTTCGGGATATTATGTTGATGAAAAATTAAAGAATAAAGTTTTAATGAATGTTTATGATACAGATTCTTTATTTAAAGATTATTTGTTATGGAAAAATGAAATTATTACAAATTCGGTTTTAATTAAAAAAACATTTTTAATAGGGAAAGAATTATTTTTAAATTTTATAATTAGAGGACAAGAAGGAGAATTATTTTCAAGAC
The Flavobacterium sp. 5 DNA segment above includes these coding regions:
- a CDS encoding glycoside hydrolase family 99-like domain-containing protein, with the protein product MKIKPIAFVLPQFHPIPENDQWWGKGFTEWTNVTKAQPLFEGHYQPQLPTDLGFYDLRLPEARQAQADLAQAYGIQGFCYYHYWFNGKRLLEQPIDGMLQQKDLNMPFMLCWANENWTRRWDGNEDDVLMKQDYNLEDDKEHMRWLCENVFSDSRYIKVDNKPVFVLYRHSLLPDIKKTAAIWREIAINEFGFPDLYLCITDSFGETSVPQKLGFDAAIEFSPLAVIKNKLKINQKKGLFDFFKKKSKSSPIDLRDFELGVKNCIEKKIPDYKFYRCVTPSWDNTARKKERGAVAIGSSPELYYKWLDYIVKHFIPYSVEENFIFINAMNEWAEGNHLEPCIKYGTAYLEATKKALEN
- a CDS encoding glycosyltransferase family 2 protein, with amino-acid sequence MNPKVSIIIPNYNHEQFLVQRLESVFNQTFQDFEVILLDDKSTDDSLIILQQYANHPKVSHFIVNDKNSGSTFKQWQKGIQLANGNFIWIAESDDFCELSFLSKMINHIEADAAIGIAYCQTNDVDEKGLFLNDRVNYTKGFEPNIWEMNFLYDGQKFVESYFSFFNVIPNASAVIFKKNLVDNSCFSESLVQMKMCGDWYFWIKIALKSKIFFLSETLNYFREHQSVSRNHFDNTKKRRRLLEEKEVRFFMQSVKISNSQAEWLLYDKWFNLHSYKTVFYKSFYDIKLKQTPLYFFLKMYIQRQGRIN
- a CDS encoding glycosyltransferase; the encoded protein is MELQHNRIAIVSPSQNGYSETFIQEQKNGLKGKVFYYFGGEVPHYLEEFGKLSNQYIAWSIKIKRRLGFKTVSVAEEAFSYSLKKNKVQVVLAQYGPTAHQIVNVCKNQKIPLIAHFHGFDASVQSVIENSNYYKEVFDYSTFVIAVSISMQKRLIEIGCLKEKVIYNPCVANSVFNEIKPNFTESTFIGLGRFVNKKAPYYTILAFKKVHDQFPNARLVIGGIGELFETCLNLVRLMQLEEAVLLPGVINRVQFIEYLSKGLAFVQHSVTALNGDQEGTPVAVLEASAAGLPVISTIHAGIPDVIIDNETGLLVEEHDVDAMAEKMILLLKNKELAIQLGNNGKLRMKANFTLRRHLDVIDDLIERAISNTHE
- a CDS encoding glycosyltransferase family 2 protein; translation: MNNSLVSVIIPTYNRAHLIGETLDSVLRQTYTNWECIIVDDGSTDTTAEVVGEYVQSDSRFQFHHRPNDRLKGGNDARNYGFELSKGEYVNWFDDDDVMLENFLKTKMLAFRPELEFVISSGYYVDEKLKNKVLMNVYDTDSLFKDYLLWKNEIITNSVLIKKTFLIGKELFLNFIIRGQEGELFSRLFFKIEKESYLIINEPLFLYRQHENAKSANEEKYNEHHVASRTYIAIQNFKRSVELKDSELIVFYYRTLINFFFRSIENSNYSNSKYIIKELCPILRPIKLKLAIEFQVLGNLLLILSRGSYKIEKRWKNCKI